Proteins from a single region of Gemmatimonadaceae bacterium:
- a CDS encoding CcmD family protein has translation MPDNRPYIIAAFAITWIAILAYGLFLRHVRAGAVRRFDRVRNTHGGHA, from the coding sequence GTGCCTGACAATCGCCCGTACATCATCGCGGCGTTCGCCATCACCTGGATCGCGATCCTCGCGTATGGACTCTTTCTGCGGCACGTCCGCGCCGGGGCGGTGCGCCGCTTCGATCGTGTGCGCAACACGCATGGGGGCCACGCATGA